The proteins below come from a single Nocardioides eburneiflavus genomic window:
- a CDS encoding HAD family hydrolase, whose protein sequence is MTPPATSTLPAAVLWDMDGTLVDTEPYWIDTEYAMAEKYGGTWSQEHAMNLVGNALLDSGDYIRVHMGIDRTPQQIVDELLDGVVARVEVEVPWRPGARELLTDLGAHGVPCALVTMSWQRFVAPILAELPVGSFASVVTGDRVGLGKPHPEPYLTAAAELGLHPGQCLAIEDSNTGAKSAVAAGCTVLCVPHHVPILEGERRVFADTLEGLGVADLGAMVPPWVATRWLDT, encoded by the coding sequence GTGACTCCTCCGGCGACGTCGACCCTGCCCGCCGCGGTCCTCTGGGACATGGACGGCACGCTCGTCGACACCGAGCCCTACTGGATCGACACCGAGTACGCGATGGCCGAGAAGTACGGCGGCACGTGGTCGCAGGAGCACGCGATGAACCTCGTCGGCAACGCCCTGCTGGACTCGGGCGACTACATCCGGGTGCACATGGGCATCGACCGCACGCCGCAGCAGATCGTCGACGAGCTGCTCGACGGCGTCGTGGCGCGCGTCGAGGTGGAGGTGCCGTGGCGACCCGGGGCGCGGGAGCTGCTGACCGACCTCGGCGCACACGGGGTCCCCTGCGCGCTGGTGACGATGTCGTGGCAGCGCTTCGTGGCGCCGATCCTCGCCGAGCTGCCCGTGGGGTCGTTCGCCAGCGTCGTGACCGGCGACCGGGTCGGGCTCGGCAAGCCGCACCCCGAGCCCTACCTGACCGCTGCCGCGGAGCTGGGGCTGCACCCGGGCCAGTGCCTGGCGATCGAGGACTCCAACACCGGCGCGAAGTCCGCGGTGGCAGCCGGGTGCACCGTGCTGTGCGTCCCCCACCACGTGCCGATCCTCGAGGGGGAACGCCGGGTCTTCGCCGACACGCTCGAGGGCCTCGGCGTCGCCGACCTCGGCGCGATGGTGCCGCCGTGGGTCGCGACCCGCTGGCTCGACACGTGA
- a CDS encoding GntP family permease codes for MVALHTTIAIVLVIALIVRVRIDPVISLVLGSLYLGLASGVGFVGTIEAITTGFGGIMAEVGLLIGFGVLIGSLLHSTGAFRRLVGLLVQRVGSGRLPYALTSMLAVVMPSIYVDVQVVLAAPVARSASPFIGRIGLPVLASALGCGIFAGYVFVIPGLAAISIAGLLDIRLGDWLVYGVVIGLITALVSTLLMRLLFAAGGFWNAETDEELDEAMAEQEAADRDYLTGEAESAHEALARSESEATAAEAAQGVRRLPLAVLMLPILVPLLLIAFGAFAELGGWSNSLIAFLGDANAALFIGLLGAYGLSRASAGLERTNEAMEDGFHTTGEILLITGVGGSLGAVIEATGLDAVLGDLFRADEGAPVVLSILLAWFIAAVLHLAIGSVSVAAITAAGIIAPILDSLTVSPIVIGLAIASGAMFALQVNSNFFWMFKSLLGLSTKGTLKTLTLVTSVASVVSLPLVMAAALVL; via the coding sequence ATGGTCGCCCTGCACACCACCATCGCGATCGTCCTGGTGATCGCGCTCATCGTCCGCGTGCGGATCGACCCGGTGATCTCGCTGGTCCTCGGTTCGCTCTACCTCGGGCTGGCGAGCGGGGTCGGCTTCGTCGGCACGATCGAGGCGATCACGACCGGCTTCGGCGGCATCATGGCCGAGGTCGGCCTGCTGATCGGCTTCGGTGTCCTGATCGGGTCGCTGCTCCACTCCACCGGAGCCTTCCGGCGACTCGTCGGGCTGCTCGTCCAGCGTGTCGGCTCCGGTCGCCTGCCCTACGCGCTGACGTCGATGTTGGCGGTCGTCATGCCGTCGATCTACGTCGACGTGCAGGTGGTGCTGGCCGCGCCGGTCGCCCGCTCCGCGTCGCCCTTCATCGGCCGGATCGGACTGCCCGTCCTCGCCTCGGCGCTGGGCTGCGGGATCTTCGCCGGCTACGTGTTCGTGATCCCCGGCCTCGCTGCCATCTCGATCGCCGGCCTGCTCGACATCCGGCTGGGCGACTGGCTCGTCTACGGCGTGGTCATCGGGCTGATCACCGCCCTGGTCTCCACCCTGCTGATGCGCCTGCTCTTCGCCGCCGGCGGCTTCTGGAACGCCGAGACCGACGAGGAGCTCGACGAGGCGATGGCCGAGCAGGAGGCCGCAGACCGTGACTACCTCACCGGCGAGGCGGAGTCGGCGCACGAGGCGCTCGCGCGCAGCGAGTCGGAGGCGACGGCCGCCGAGGCGGCGCAGGGCGTACGCCGCCTGCCGCTCGCGGTCCTGATGCTGCCGATCCTCGTGCCGCTGCTGCTGATCGCCTTCGGCGCCTTCGCCGAGCTCGGTGGGTGGTCCAACTCGTTGATCGCGTTCCTCGGCGACGCCAACGCCGCGCTGTTCATCGGCCTGCTCGGCGCGTACGGCCTCTCCCGGGCGTCGGCCGGGCTGGAGCGCACCAACGAGGCGATGGAGGACGGCTTCCACACGACCGGCGAGATCCTGCTGATCACCGGTGTCGGTGGCTCCCTCGGCGCAGTGATCGAGGCGACCGGGCTCGACGCCGTGCTCGGCGACCTGTTCCGGGCCGACGAGGGCGCGCCGGTGGTGCTGAGCATCCTGCTCGCCTGGTTCATCGCGGCCGTGCTGCACCTCGCGATCGGCTCGGTGTCGGTGGCCGCCATCACCGCCGCCGGCATCATCGCCCCGATCCTGGACTCGCTGACCGTCTCCCCCATCGTCATCGGCCTGGCGATCGCCTCGGGTGCGATGTTCGCCCTGCAGGTCAACAGCAACTTCTTCTGGATGTTCAAGTCGCTGCTCGGCCTGTCGACGAAGGGCACGCTCAAGACGCTGACCCTCGTCACCTCGGTGGCGTCGGTGGTGTCGCTGCCGCTCGTGATGGCCGCGGCCCTGGTGCTGTGA